One Streptomyces fagopyri DNA window includes the following coding sequences:
- a CDS encoding CaiB/BaiF CoA transferase family protein: protein MSARPGPGPLTGLRVLDLATLFAGPLAATLLGDFGAEVVKVEHPAKPDPSRGHGPSKDGIGLWWKLLGRNKRTITLDLSKPGGRATLLRLAARADVIIENFRPGTLEKWDLGWEELSAANPRLVLARVTAFGQFGPYAHRPGFGTLAEAMSGFAAITGEPDTPPVLPPFGLADSIAGLTTAYAVMTALRARETSGLGQVVDMAIIEPILTVLGPQPLWYDQLGHVQPRTGNRSANNAPRNTYRTADGSWVAVSTSAQSIAERVMRLVGRPDLIDEPWFATGADRALHTDVLDEAVGAWIARRDRAEVLEAFEKAEAAVAPIQDVADVMEDAQYEALDTITTVADPELGPLRMQNVLFRLSSTPGAVRWAGRPHGADTDTVLTELGLSGDEITALRSEGAL, encoded by the coding sequence ATGAGCGCGCGTCCCGGGCCAGGCCCGCTCACCGGCCTGCGCGTCCTCGACCTCGCCACCCTCTTCGCCGGCCCGCTCGCCGCCACCCTGCTCGGCGACTTCGGCGCCGAGGTCGTCAAGGTCGAGCACCCGGCCAAGCCCGACCCGTCCCGGGGCCACGGCCCCTCGAAGGACGGCATCGGCCTGTGGTGGAAGCTCCTCGGCCGCAACAAGCGCACGATCACCCTCGACCTGTCGAAACCCGGTGGCCGCGCCACCCTTCTGCGGCTCGCCGCGCGGGCCGACGTGATCATCGAGAACTTCCGCCCCGGCACCCTGGAGAAGTGGGACCTGGGCTGGGAGGAACTCTCCGCCGCCAATCCCCGGCTCGTACTCGCCCGCGTCACCGCCTTCGGCCAGTTCGGCCCCTACGCGCACCGCCCCGGCTTCGGCACGCTCGCGGAGGCCATGAGCGGCTTCGCGGCGATCACCGGCGAACCGGACACGCCCCCGGTCCTGCCCCCTTTCGGCCTGGCCGACTCGATCGCGGGCCTGACGACGGCGTACGCCGTGATGACGGCCCTGCGCGCCCGCGAGACCTCGGGCCTCGGCCAGGTCGTCGACATGGCGATCATCGAGCCGATCCTCACCGTGCTGGGCCCGCAGCCGCTCTGGTACGACCAGCTCGGCCACGTCCAGCCCCGCACCGGCAACCGCTCCGCGAACAACGCGCCCCGCAACACCTACCGCACGGCGGACGGTTCGTGGGTCGCCGTCTCGACCTCCGCGCAGTCGATCGCCGAGCGGGTGATGCGGCTGGTCGGACGCCCGGACCTGATCGACGAACCGTGGTTCGCGACCGGCGCGGACCGGGCGCTCCACACGGACGTCCTGGACGAGGCGGTGGGCGCCTGGATCGCCCGCCGCGACCGCGCCGAGGTGCTGGAGGCCTTCGAGAAGGCGGAGGCGGCGGTGGCCCCGATCCAGGACGTCGCCGATGTGATGGAGGACGCCCAGTACGAGGCGCTGGACACGATCACGACCGTCGCCGACCCCGAACTCGGTCCCCTGCGCATGCAGAACGTCCTGTTCCGGCTCTCCT
- the rbsK gene encoding ribokinase, with amino-acid sequence MTHIAVLGSTNMDLVTYVARAPQRGETVTGREFRTIPGGKGANQAVAAAHAGADVTLIGAVGVDSFGSQLRSALEHSGVDTDHLRTTEGPSGTAHIVVDDQGGNAIVVIPGANGTVDHLAPGDEGLITTADALLLQLEIPLAAVVAGAEAARRHGVRTILTPSPAQPLPAQLLASIDLLVPNEYEAAALTGTPDPREAATALLDHVPEVVVTLGAAGSLYAARGAAPLTVPAPRVDAVDSTGAGDTFVGTLAVALAEGRPMPEALAWASAAAALSVQRIGATSSMPYRSEIDAEAAPYTHHAQSTS; translated from the coding sequence ATGACCCACATCGCCGTGCTCGGCAGCACGAACATGGACCTCGTCACGTACGTCGCCAGGGCCCCGCAGCGCGGAGAGACCGTGACGGGACGGGAGTTCCGTACGATCCCCGGCGGCAAGGGCGCCAACCAGGCCGTCGCCGCGGCCCACGCGGGCGCGGACGTCACGTTGATCGGCGCGGTCGGCGTCGACTCCTTCGGCTCCCAGCTCCGCTCCGCCCTGGAGCACTCCGGCGTGGACACCGACCACCTGCGCACCACCGAGGGCCCGTCCGGCACCGCGCACATCGTGGTGGACGACCAGGGCGGCAACGCGATCGTCGTCATCCCCGGCGCCAACGGCACCGTCGACCACCTCGCCCCCGGCGACGAGGGCCTCATCACCACCGCCGACGCGCTCCTGCTCCAGCTGGAGATCCCGCTCGCCGCCGTCGTCGCGGGCGCCGAGGCCGCCCGCCGGCACGGCGTCCGCACCATCCTGACCCCGTCCCCCGCACAACCCCTGCCGGCCCAGCTCCTGGCCTCCATCGACCTGCTGGTGCCCAACGAGTACGAGGCCGCCGCGCTGACCGGCACCCCCGACCCCCGTGAGGCGGCCACCGCGCTGCTCGACCATGTGCCGGAGGTCGTCGTCACCCTGGGCGCCGCGGGCAGCCTGTACGCGGCCCGGGGCGCCGCCCCCCTCACGGTCCCCGCGCCCCGCGTCGACGCCGTGGACTCGACCGGCGCGGGCGACACCTTCGTCGGCACCCTCGCGGTCGCGCTCGCCGAGGGCCGCCCCATGCCGGAGGCCCTCGCCTGGGCGTCGGCCGCCGCCGCGCTGTCCGTACAGCGGATCGGGGCCACGTCCTCGATGCCGTACCGCTCCGAGATCGACGCCGAGGCCGCGCCGTACACACACCACGCGCAGTCCACGTCATGA